One window from the genome of Lutra lutra chromosome X, mLutLut1.2, whole genome shotgun sequence encodes:
- the PRICKLE3 gene encoding prickle planar cell polarity protein 3 isoform X3 codes for MCRLISDFQRHSISDDDSGCASEEYAWVPPGLKPEQVYQFFSCLPEDKVPYVNSPGEKYRIKQLLHQLPPHDSEAQYCTALEEEEKKELRAFSQQRKRENLGRGTVRIFPVTITGAICEECGKQIGGGDIAVFASRAGLGACWHPQCFVCSTCRELLVDLIYFYHAGKVYCGRHHAECLRPRCQACDEIIFSPECTEAEGRHWHMGHFCCFECEASLGGQRYVMRQSRPHCCACYEARHAEYCDGCGEHIGLDQGQMAYEGQHWHASDRCFCCSRCGRALLGRPFLPRRGLIFCSRACSLGSEPTASGTGRQSWSAGTVSTPLAASTASFSTVEASETTTKGTSTEPEPVAGPEEPTHFLRGAPHRHSMPELGLRSPPEPPPGLPSQPDQSPEDGAFGRQSTPRVSFRDPLVSEGGPRRTLSAPPAQRRRPRSPPPRGPTHRRCRRRHHHHHHRRHSGRHRHHQCDLGSGSDSGSCSSSPSSPSSESSEEDGFFLGERIPLPPHLCRPGPAQDNATGTPKSPSPQLPRSSRPGMPRQARDKNCIVA; via the exons ATGTGTCGGctaatctcagacttccagcgCCACTCCATCTCCGATGATGACTCAGGCTGTGCCTCGGAGGAGTATGCCTGGGTGCCCCCTGGTCTCAAGCCAGAGCAG GTATACCAATTTTTCAGCTGCCTCCCAGAGGATAAGGTTCCCTACGTCAACAGTCCCGGGGAAAAATACAGGATCAAGCAGCTGCTGCACCAGCTGCCCCCACACGACAGTGAG gcacAGTACTGCACCgcactggaggaggaggagaagaaagagctcAGAGCCTTCAGCCAGCAGCGGAAGCGGGAGAACCTGGGCCGTGGCACCGTGCGCATCTTCCCTGTGACCATCACTGGGGCCATCTGTGAGGAG TGCGGGAAGCAGATCGGAGGTGGCGACATCGCTGTGTTTGCCAGCCGAGCAGGCCTGGGTGCCTGCTGGCACCCACAGTGTTTCGTGTGCTCCACGTGCCGCGAGCTGCTGGTGGACCTCATCTACTTCTACCATGCCGGCAAAGTCTACTGCGGCCGCCACCACGCAGAGTGCCTGCGCCCGCGTTGCCAAGCCTGTGACGAG aTCATCTTCTCCCCTGAGTGCACTGAGGCCGAGGGCCGGCACTGGCACATGGGGCACTTCTGCTGCTTCGAGTGCGAAGCCTCGCTGGGAGGGCAGCGCTACGTCATGCGTCAGAGCCGCCCCCACTGCTGCGCCTGCTACGAGGCCCGCCACGCTGAGTACTGTGATGGCTGTGGGGAGCACATTG GCCTGgaccagggtcagatggcttatGAGGGCCAGCACTGGCACGCCTCAGACCGCTGCTTCTGCTGTAGTCGCTGCGGGCGAGCTCTCCTGGGCCGCCCCTTCCTGCCACGCCGTGGCCTGATCTTCTGCTCTAGAGCCTGCAGCCTGGGGTCCGAGCCCACAGCTTCCGGGACGGGCCGCCAGAGCTGGAGCGCGGGCACAGTCTCCACACCTCTTGCAGCATCCACAGCCTCTTTCTCCACTGTGGAGGCATCGGAGACCACCACCAAAGggaccagcacagagccagagccCG TTGCAGGCCCTGAGGAGCCCACCCACTTTCTGAGAGGGGCCCCCCACCGCCACTCCATGCCAGAGCTGGGGCTCCGCAGCCCCCCAGAGCCGCCCCCAGGACTCCCCAGCCAGCCTGATCAGAGCCCAGAAGATGGTGCCTTTGGTCGCCAGAGCACCCCTCGCGTCAGCTTCCGTGATCCTCTGGTGTCTGAGGGAGGCCCTCGGCGGACCCTGAGTGCACCCCCAGCACAACGTCGCAGGCCTCGTAGTcccccacccagaggccccacccatcgccgctgccgccgccgccaccatcatcatcatcaccgcCGCCACTCAGGCAGACATCGCCACCACCAGTGTGATTTGGGATCAGGGTCGGACTCAGGATCTTGCTCCAGCTCACCTTCTAGCCCCAGCTCTGAGTCCTCAGAGGAGGATGGCTTCTTCCTAGGGGAACgcatccccctgcccccgcatCTTTGCAGGCCCGGGCCTGCTCAGGACAATGCAACTGGAACCCCCAAATCCCCATCTCCACAGCTCCCCAGGAGCTCTCGCCCAGGGATGCCTCGCCAGGCCAGGGACAAGAACTGCATCGTGGCTTGA
- the PRICKLE3 gene encoding prickle planar cell polarity protein 3 isoform X2: MMTQAVPRRSMPGCPLVSSQSRYTNFSAASQRIRFPTSTVPGKNTGSSSCCTSCPHTTVRGGGAGMVGGAWKTLPPQAQYCTALEEEEKKELRAFSQQRKRENLGRGTVRIFPVTITGAICEECGKQIGGGDIAVFASRAGLGACWHPQCFVCSTCRELLVDLIYFYHAGKVYCGRHHAECLRPRCQACDEIIFSPECTEAEGRHWHMGHFCCFECEASLGGQRYVMRQSRPHCCACYEARHAEYCDGCGEHIGLDQGQMAYEGQHWHASDRCFCCSRCGRALLGRPFLPRRGLIFCSRACSLGSEPTASGTGRQSWSAGTVSTPLAASTASFSTVEASETTTKGTSTEPEPVAGPEEPTHFLRGAPHRHSMPELGLRSPPEPPPGLPSQPDQSPEDGAFGRQSTPRVSFRDPLVSEGGPRRTLSAPPAQRRRPRSPPPRGPTHRRCRRRHHHHHHRRHSGRHRHHQCDLGSGSDSGSCSSSPSSPSSESSEEDGFFLGERIPLPPHLCRPGPAQDNATGTPKSPSPQLPRSSRPGMPRQARDKNCIVA, translated from the exons ATGATGACTCAGGCTGTGCCTCGGAGGAGTATGCCTGGGTGCCCCCTGGTCTCAAGCCAGAGCAG GTATACCAATTTTTCAGCTGCCTCCCAGAGGATAAGGTTCCCTACGTCAACAGTCCCGGGGAAAAATACAGGATCAAGCAGCTGCTGCACCAGCTGCCCCCACACGACAGTGAG gggggggggagcaggcatGGTGGGAGGAGCCTGGAagaccctcccaccccaggcacAGTACTGCACCgcactggaggaggaggagaagaaagagctcAGAGCCTTCAGCCAGCAGCGGAAGCGGGAGAACCTGGGCCGTGGCACCGTGCGCATCTTCCCTGTGACCATCACTGGGGCCATCTGTGAGGAG TGCGGGAAGCAGATCGGAGGTGGCGACATCGCTGTGTTTGCCAGCCGAGCAGGCCTGGGTGCCTGCTGGCACCCACAGTGTTTCGTGTGCTCCACGTGCCGCGAGCTGCTGGTGGACCTCATCTACTTCTACCATGCCGGCAAAGTCTACTGCGGCCGCCACCACGCAGAGTGCCTGCGCCCGCGTTGCCAAGCCTGTGACGAG aTCATCTTCTCCCCTGAGTGCACTGAGGCCGAGGGCCGGCACTGGCACATGGGGCACTTCTGCTGCTTCGAGTGCGAAGCCTCGCTGGGAGGGCAGCGCTACGTCATGCGTCAGAGCCGCCCCCACTGCTGCGCCTGCTACGAGGCCCGCCACGCTGAGTACTGTGATGGCTGTGGGGAGCACATTG GCCTGgaccagggtcagatggcttatGAGGGCCAGCACTGGCACGCCTCAGACCGCTGCTTCTGCTGTAGTCGCTGCGGGCGAGCTCTCCTGGGCCGCCCCTTCCTGCCACGCCGTGGCCTGATCTTCTGCTCTAGAGCCTGCAGCCTGGGGTCCGAGCCCACAGCTTCCGGGACGGGCCGCCAGAGCTGGAGCGCGGGCACAGTCTCCACACCTCTTGCAGCATCCACAGCCTCTTTCTCCACTGTGGAGGCATCGGAGACCACCACCAAAGggaccagcacagagccagagccCG TTGCAGGCCCTGAGGAGCCCACCCACTTTCTGAGAGGGGCCCCCCACCGCCACTCCATGCCAGAGCTGGGGCTCCGCAGCCCCCCAGAGCCGCCCCCAGGACTCCCCAGCCAGCCTGATCAGAGCCCAGAAGATGGTGCCTTTGGTCGCCAGAGCACCCCTCGCGTCAGCTTCCGTGATCCTCTGGTGTCTGAGGGAGGCCCTCGGCGGACCCTGAGTGCACCCCCAGCACAACGTCGCAGGCCTCGTAGTcccccacccagaggccccacccatcgccgctgccgccgccgccaccatcatcatcatcaccgcCGCCACTCAGGCAGACATCGCCACCACCAGTGTGATTTGGGATCAGGGTCGGACTCAGGATCTTGCTCCAGCTCACCTTCTAGCCCCAGCTCTGAGTCCTCAGAGGAGGATGGCTTCTTCCTAGGGGAACgcatccccctgcccccgcatCTTTGCAGGCCCGGGCCTGCTCAGGACAATGCAACTGGAACCCCCAAATCCCCATCTCCACAGCTCCCCAGGAGCTCTCGCCCAGGGATGCCTCGCCAGGCCAGGGACAAGAACTGCATCGTGGCTTGA
- the PLP2 gene encoding proteolipid protein 2 has translation MADSERLSAPGCWAACTNFSRTRKGILLFAEIILCLVILICFSASTPGYSSLSVVEMILAAIFFVIYMCDLHTKIQIINWPWSDFFRTLIAAILYLITSIVVLVEGGNHSKIIAGVLGLLATSLFGCDAYITFPLRQQRHTAAPTDPADGPV, from the exons ATGGCGGATTCCGAGCGCCTCTCGGCCCCCGGCTGCTGGGCCGCCTGCACCAACTTTTCGCGCACCCGAAAGGGAATTCTCCTGTTTGCTGAGATT ATATTGTGCCTCGTGATTCTGATCTGCTTCAGTGCCTCCACGCCAGGATACTCCTCCCTGTCGGTGGTCGAGATGATCCTTGCTGCTATCTTCTTTGTCATCTACATGTGCGACCTGCACACGAAGATACAGATCATCAACTGGCCTTGGAGT GACTTCTTCCGAACCCTCATAGCGGCCATCCTCTACCTGATCACCTCCATTGTTGTCCTTGTTGAGGGAGGAAACCACTCCAAAATCATCGCAGGG GTACTGGGCCTACTCGCCACAAGCCTCTTTGGCTGTGATGCCTACATCACCTTCCCCTTGCGGCAGCAAAGACATACAGCAGCCCCTACTG ACCCTGCAGATGGCCCGGTGTAG
- the MAGIX gene encoding PDZ domain-containing protein MAGIX: protein MEPRAGGATDPRGNRGGRDLPQRAGPRARQLLARLDARPLAARAVADVAALVRRTGATLRLRPKTAISVLDSADIEVTDSRLPNPTFVEHRPQHHRSVTLGTGTAPPQVTQAKACSASKPLQTSGRFCVELVRDSTGFGLTLSGGRDSSGDAPLAVRGLLRNGPAQRCGRLQAGDLVLHINGESTRGLTHAQVVERIRTGGPRLRLVLSRPLETHPGEPEGVGGPQKGDGLPSPDRSPDPGGPEVMRSHTVSASPLPHRPGSPEPSPEPLADCPAVPPLQRCTDDPNDRTPGSPGPWLVPSEERLSRALGIPRAPQLALEMAAGRRRH, encoded by the exons ATGGAGCCGCGCGCGGGGGGCGCCACGGACCCTAGGGGGAACAGAGGAG GCCGGGACCTTCCCCAGCgggctggccccagagcccgGCAGCTCCTGGCGCGGCTGGACGCGCGCCCCCTGGCGGCCAGAGCTGTGGCCGACGTGGCGGCGCTGGTACGCAGGACGGGCGCCACATTGCGCCTGCGCCCCAAGACTG CCATTAGTGTGCTGGACTCTGCAGACATAGAGGTTACAGACAGTCGCCTGCCTAATCCCACTTTCGTGGAACACCGGCCGCAG CATCATCGGTCAGTGACCTTGGGTACAGGTACTGCACCGCCACAAGTGACCCAGGCTAAGGCATGTTCTGCTTCGAAGCCGCTCCAGACCTCTGGACGGTTCTGCGTTGAACTGGTTCGAGATTCCACGGGCTTTGGCCTCACATTAAGCGGAGGCCGAGATTCATCGGGGGATGCTCCTCTGGCGGTGCGCGGGCTGCTGAGAAACGGGCCAGCACAGCGCTGTGGTCGCTTGCAG GCTGGGGACCTCGTGCTCCACATCAACGGAGAATCAACTCGGGGCCTCACTCACGCCCAGGTGGTGGAGCGCATTCGCACAGGCGGCCCCCGTCTCCGTCTTGTACTAAGCAGGCCCCTTGAAACCCACCCTGGCGAGCCTGAAGGGGTGGGAGGGCCCCAGAAAGGAGATG GTCTGCCATCCCCTGATCGCAGCCCAGATCCTGGTGGACCAGAGGTGATGAGGTCTCACACCGTCAGTGCTTCTCCACTTCCGCACCGTCCGGGCAGCCCTGAGCCTAGCCCAGAGCCGCTGGCCGACTGTCCTGCGGTTCCTCCTCTTCAGCGCTGCACAGACGACCCTAACGACCGAACCCCGGGTTCCCCGGGACCCTGGCTGGTGCCCAGTGAGGAACGGCTTTCGCGGGCCCTAGGGATCCCCAGGGCGCCGCAGCTTGCTCTCGAGATGGCTGCTGGAAGGCGGAGGCACTGA
- the PRICKLE3 gene encoding prickle planar cell polarity protein 3 isoform X1: MFARGSRRRRSGRAPPEAEDPDRGQPCNSCREQCPGFLLHGWRKICQHCKCPREEHAVHTVPVDLERIMCRLISDFQRHSISDDDSGCASEEYAWVPPGLKPEQVYQFFSCLPEDKVPYVNSPGEKYRIKQLLHQLPPHDSEAQYCTALEEEEKKELRAFSQQRKRENLGRGTVRIFPVTITGAICEECGKQIGGGDIAVFASRAGLGACWHPQCFVCSTCRELLVDLIYFYHAGKVYCGRHHAECLRPRCQACDEIIFSPECTEAEGRHWHMGHFCCFECEASLGGQRYVMRQSRPHCCACYEARHAEYCDGCGEHIGLDQGQMAYEGQHWHASDRCFCCSRCGRALLGRPFLPRRGLIFCSRACSLGSEPTASGTGRQSWSAGTVSTPLAASTASFSTVEASETTTKGTSTEPEPVAGPEEPTHFLRGAPHRHSMPELGLRSPPEPPPGLPSQPDQSPEDGAFGRQSTPRVSFRDPLVSEGGPRRTLSAPPAQRRRPRSPPPRGPTHRRCRRRHHHHHHRRHSGRHRHHQCDLGSGSDSGSCSSSPSSPSSESSEEDGFFLGERIPLPPHLCRPGPAQDNATGTPKSPSPQLPRSSRPGMPRQARDKNCIVA, translated from the exons ATGTTCGCGCGTGGGTCCCGGAGGCGACGCTCCGGGCGCGCG CCTCCAGAGGCAGAGGACCCAGACCGCGGCCAGCCCTGCAACTCCTGCAGGGAGCAGTGCCCCGGCTTCCTGCTGCATGGATGGAG AAAGATCTGTCAGCACTGCAAATGCCCGAGGGAGGAGCACGCGGTGCACACGGTGCCTGTGGACCTGGAGCGCATCATGTGTCGGctaatctcagacttccagcgCCACTCCATCTCCGATGATGACTCAGGCTGTGCCTCGGAGGAGTATGCCTGGGTGCCCCCTGGTCTCAAGCCAGAGCAG GTATACCAATTTTTCAGCTGCCTCCCAGAGGATAAGGTTCCCTACGTCAACAGTCCCGGGGAAAAATACAGGATCAAGCAGCTGCTGCACCAGCTGCCCCCACACGACAGTGAG gcacAGTACTGCACCgcactggaggaggaggagaagaaagagctcAGAGCCTTCAGCCAGCAGCGGAAGCGGGAGAACCTGGGCCGTGGCACCGTGCGCATCTTCCCTGTGACCATCACTGGGGCCATCTGTGAGGAG TGCGGGAAGCAGATCGGAGGTGGCGACATCGCTGTGTTTGCCAGCCGAGCAGGCCTGGGTGCCTGCTGGCACCCACAGTGTTTCGTGTGCTCCACGTGCCGCGAGCTGCTGGTGGACCTCATCTACTTCTACCATGCCGGCAAAGTCTACTGCGGCCGCCACCACGCAGAGTGCCTGCGCCCGCGTTGCCAAGCCTGTGACGAG aTCATCTTCTCCCCTGAGTGCACTGAGGCCGAGGGCCGGCACTGGCACATGGGGCACTTCTGCTGCTTCGAGTGCGAAGCCTCGCTGGGAGGGCAGCGCTACGTCATGCGTCAGAGCCGCCCCCACTGCTGCGCCTGCTACGAGGCCCGCCACGCTGAGTACTGTGATGGCTGTGGGGAGCACATTG GCCTGgaccagggtcagatggcttatGAGGGCCAGCACTGGCACGCCTCAGACCGCTGCTTCTGCTGTAGTCGCTGCGGGCGAGCTCTCCTGGGCCGCCCCTTCCTGCCACGCCGTGGCCTGATCTTCTGCTCTAGAGCCTGCAGCCTGGGGTCCGAGCCCACAGCTTCCGGGACGGGCCGCCAGAGCTGGAGCGCGGGCACAGTCTCCACACCTCTTGCAGCATCCACAGCCTCTTTCTCCACTGTGGAGGCATCGGAGACCACCACCAAAGggaccagcacagagccagagccCG TTGCAGGCCCTGAGGAGCCCACCCACTTTCTGAGAGGGGCCCCCCACCGCCACTCCATGCCAGAGCTGGGGCTCCGCAGCCCCCCAGAGCCGCCCCCAGGACTCCCCAGCCAGCCTGATCAGAGCCCAGAAGATGGTGCCTTTGGTCGCCAGAGCACCCCTCGCGTCAGCTTCCGTGATCCTCTGGTGTCTGAGGGAGGCCCTCGGCGGACCCTGAGTGCACCCCCAGCACAACGTCGCAGGCCTCGTAGTcccccacccagaggccccacccatcgccgctgccgccgccgccaccatcatcatcatcaccgcCGCCACTCAGGCAGACATCGCCACCACCAGTGTGATTTGGGATCAGGGTCGGACTCAGGATCTTGCTCCAGCTCACCTTCTAGCCCCAGCTCTGAGTCCTCAGAGGAGGATGGCTTCTTCCTAGGGGAACgcatccccctgcccccgcatCTTTGCAGGCCCGGGCCTGCTCAGGACAATGCAACTGGAACCCCCAAATCCCCATCTCCACAGCTCCCCAGGAGCTCTCGCCCAGGGATGCCTCGCCAGGCCAGGGACAAGAACTGCATCGTGGCTTGA